The following coding sequences lie in one Paraburkholderia largidicola genomic window:
- a CDS encoding ABC transporter substrate-binding protein gives MSSRRTFLRQSTAAAALVAAPWVARAANGKSIKVGVLHPVTGALAYSGQQCRLGALLAIEDINHAGGIRSQGGALIEPVLGDAQSRPEAGAAEVEKMNEAGVSAIVGAYASAICLATTQTAAKYGLPHVVDVGVADQIVERGLTNTFRFGPGYRMCSARAVENLNALNTSAGKPAKTVMIVHEESLFGTGTAALLSSELPKYGFEIKEVIKHPNPTRDFNNIVLRMRAVNPDIVIPANYYDEYALLLRAMKQQKVRPKAIYSVLGGAASSYKFLKEFPDIADGIIDCNHWFNPKDARVGPLRKRVEAKGAFFSYEVFMTYTATMLLADALERARSADRAAINTALASSTFQDHMMPYGPTHFVNGQNTGAQPLLTQVLGGDIKVVLPPAYREVAPQFPLKS, from the coding sequence ATGAGTTCGCGTCGTACATTTCTGCGCCAGTCCACGGCAGCAGCAGCACTGGTTGCCGCACCTTGGGTCGCTCGCGCGGCAAACGGCAAGAGTATCAAGGTCGGCGTGCTGCATCCTGTCACGGGAGCGTTGGCTTATTCGGGGCAGCAATGTCGTCTCGGTGCACTGCTGGCTATTGAAGACATCAACCACGCAGGCGGTATCAGGTCGCAGGGCGGTGCGCTGATCGAGCCGGTGCTGGGCGATGCGCAGTCGCGTCCCGAAGCGGGTGCGGCCGAAGTCGAAAAGATGAACGAAGCAGGGGTGTCGGCGATCGTCGGTGCGTATGCATCGGCAATCTGTCTCGCGACGACGCAAACCGCCGCCAAGTACGGCTTGCCGCATGTTGTGGACGTGGGCGTGGCGGATCAGATCGTGGAACGCGGCTTGACCAACACATTTCGCTTTGGCCCCGGCTACCGGATGTGCAGCGCGCGGGCGGTGGAGAACCTCAACGCACTGAATACCAGCGCCGGCAAGCCGGCTAAAACGGTGATGATCGTGCACGAAGAGTCGCTGTTCGGGACGGGCACGGCGGCGTTGCTCAGCAGCGAGCTTCCGAAGTACGGTTTCGAGATCAAGGAAGTCATCAAGCACCCGAATCCGACGCGCGACTTCAACAATATCGTGTTGCGCATGCGCGCGGTCAATCCGGATATCGTGATCCCGGCGAACTATTACGACGAGTACGCTCTGCTGCTGCGAGCAATGAAGCAGCAGAAGGTTCGCCCGAAAGCCATCTATTCAGTGCTCGGCGGCGCGGCGTCGAGCTACAAGTTTCTGAAGGAGTTCCCCGATATCGCCGACGGGATCATCGATTGCAACCACTGGTTCAATCCGAAGGACGCGCGAGTCGGGCCATTGCGCAAGCGGGTCGAGGCAAAGGGCGCTTTTTTCTCGTACGAAGTGTTCATGACGTACACGGCGACGATGCTGCTTGCCGATGCGCTCGAGCGCGCCAGATCGGCCGATCGCGCGGCAATCAATACGGCGCTTGCATCGAGCACGTTTCAGGATCACATGATGCCGTACGGGCCGACGCATTTCGTCAACGGTCAGAACACAGGCGCGCAGCCGTTGCTGACGCAGGTGCTCGGCGGCGATATCAAGGTCGTGTTGCCGCCTGCCTACCGTGAGGTCGCACCGCAATTTCCGCTGAAGAGCTGA
- a CDS encoding hydantoinase/oxoprolinase family protein, translating to MKDAAHGSLVVGVDVGGTFTDLFVLDEAAGTARVVKVPSTRGEEARGFMNGIERIGGDAEGQGGARAIATVVHGTTVGTNALLERKVARTGIITTEGFRDVLEMRRRDRPRTWGLRGTFEPVVPRDLRLEVSERVLADGTLHTPVDIAQVEAAARALLERGCEAVCVFFVNAYANAVNEAHAVAAVRAIWPNANVTAATEVLPEIREFERCSTATLNASLQPVVGSYLTRLESDLKAHGFGGELLVVQSNGGIMSRQTACDVPVRTALSGPAAGVIACAAIGRAAGFPNLVTGDMGGTSFDVSLVARGEASLSAQTSIDFGMVVRAPMIQIETIGAGGGSIASVDAGGLLQVGPESAGSVPGPACYGRGNMRPTVTDANVLLGRIAADRPLGGGLLSHMDVGKSREAIEMHVAAPLGLDAYVAAEAILTVANAKMAGAIRLVSIERGHDPREFAYMPFGGGGALHVCAMMREVGTTTGIVPRFPGVTSAIGCVIADMRHDAVQTLNRGLAELDVDDLRARVAGMADTCQQRLDSAGVAFEAVREDVELDMLYVGQSHTVRVEVQRNALDSATIGAAFEAAYRTSFGRALDGIPVRIMNLRYARIGVRPKFDLAVLAPKATTMPASPGTQAVFHDGQWWDAVRYARLDLPVGATVEGPAILEQGDTTIWLEPGFGGRVDPLGNLLITRRTT from the coding sequence ATGAAGGATGCGGCACACGGTTCTCTCGTCGTCGGCGTCGACGTGGGTGGCACGTTCACCGACCTGTTCGTCCTCGACGAAGCCGCCGGCACCGCGCGGGTGGTCAAGGTGCCGTCGACACGCGGCGAAGAAGCGCGCGGATTCATGAACGGCATCGAACGCATTGGTGGAGACGCAGAGGGGCAGGGCGGAGCGCGTGCGATTGCGACCGTCGTGCATGGCACCACGGTCGGCACCAACGCGCTGCTCGAACGAAAGGTGGCCCGCACCGGCATCATCACGACGGAAGGCTTTCGCGACGTGCTCGAAATGCGCCGCCGCGACAGGCCACGCACCTGGGGCTTGCGCGGCACGTTCGAACCCGTCGTGCCGCGCGATCTGCGACTCGAAGTGAGCGAGCGCGTGCTCGCCGACGGCACGTTGCATACCCCCGTGGACATCGCCCAGGTCGAGGCCGCCGCGCGCGCGTTGCTCGAACGCGGCTGCGAGGCCGTGTGCGTGTTCTTCGTCAACGCCTACGCCAATGCCGTCAATGAAGCGCATGCAGTGGCGGCGGTGCGCGCGATCTGGCCCAACGCGAACGTCACGGCAGCGACGGAAGTGTTGCCCGAAATCCGCGAGTTCGAACGATGTTCGACGGCCACGCTGAACGCGTCGCTGCAGCCCGTCGTGGGCAGCTATCTGACGCGCCTCGAGAGCGATCTGAAGGCGCATGGATTCGGCGGCGAATTGCTGGTGGTGCAGAGCAATGGCGGGATCATGTCGCGCCAGACCGCGTGCGATGTGCCCGTGCGCACGGCGTTGTCCGGCCCGGCTGCGGGCGTGATCGCCTGTGCCGCGATCGGGCGGGCGGCGGGCTTTCCGAATCTGGTGACGGGCGATATGGGCGGCACATCGTTCGATGTTTCTCTGGTTGCGCGCGGTGAAGCGTCGTTATCCGCGCAGACCTCGATCGATTTCGGCATGGTGGTGCGCGCGCCGATGATCCAGATCGAGACGATCGGCGCGGGCGGCGGCTCCATCGCATCGGTCGATGCAGGCGGCCTGCTGCAGGTCGGCCCCGAGTCCGCCGGCAGCGTGCCGGGCCCTGCGTGTTACGGACGCGGCAATATGCGCCCGACCGTCACCGATGCCAACGTGCTGCTCGGTCGGATCGCAGCCGATCGTCCGCTGGGCGGCGGGCTGCTGTCACACATGGATGTCGGCAAGTCGCGCGAGGCGATCGAGATGCACGTCGCCGCGCCACTTGGGCTCGATGCGTATGTCGCAGCGGAAGCGATCCTGACGGTGGCGAACGCGAAGATGGCCGGTGCGATCCGGCTGGTGTCGATCGAGCGGGGCCATGACCCGCGCGAGTTCGCCTACATGCCATTCGGCGGCGGCGGCGCGCTGCACGTGTGCGCGATGATGCGCGAGGTCGGCACCACCACGGGCATCGTGCCGCGCTTTCCTGGCGTGACGTCGGCGATCGGCTGCGTGATTGCCGATATGCGCCACGACGCCGTGCAGACCTTGAACAGGGGCCTCGCCGAACTCGACGTCGACGATTTGCGTGCCCGCGTCGCGGGCATGGCCGACACCTGCCAGCAACGACTCGATTCGGCGGGCGTCGCGTTCGAAGCGGTGCGCGAAGACGTCGAACTGGACATGCTGTATGTCGGCCAGAGCCATACGGTGCGTGTCGAAGTACAGCGCAATGCGCTCGATAGCGCGACGATCGGCGCGGCCTTCGAAGCTGCGTATCGCACGTCGTTCGGCCGTGCGCTCGACGGCATCCCCGTGCGGATCATGAATCTGCGCTATGCGCGCATCGGTGTCCGCCCGAAGTTCGATCTGGCCGTGCTCGCGCCGAAGGCCACCACGATGCCTGCGTCGCCGGGCACGCAAGCGGTATTTCATGATGGGCAGTGGTGGGACGCTGTGCGTTATGCACGCCTCGACTTACCGGTGGGCGCAACGGTGGAGGGTCCCGCGATTCTCGAACAGGGCGATACGACGATCTGGCTCGAACCCGGTTTCGGCGGTCGGGTCGATCCATTGGGCAATCTGCTGATCACACGCCGCACGACCTGA
- a CDS encoding cysteine hydrolase family protein, with amino-acid sequence MMTSTTQLDPRQTALVIVDLQNDFVSEGGAYHRGGAASDAARALPQRVAPVARVLKQRGGFVAASQFTLWPDAQGEPMISPHLRNLRPFLRRGDFVAGSQGHATVAALDDLVDVSVWKVAYSAFFNTQLDWVLRRAGIEVVAICGIVTNGGVASTARDAHMRDYRVLVLGDGCAASTQAAHDAALADLCTVGEVTTCEAFQGSLGA; translated from the coding sequence ATGATGACTTCCACCACTCAACTCGATCCACGGCAAACCGCGCTCGTCATCGTCGATCTGCAAAACGACTTTGTGAGCGAAGGCGGTGCTTATCATCGCGGCGGCGCGGCGTCGGATGCGGCGCGCGCCTTGCCGCAGCGCGTGGCGCCTGTGGCTCGCGTGCTCAAGCAGCGAGGCGGGTTTGTCGCGGCAAGTCAGTTCACGTTATGGCCCGACGCCCAGGGTGAGCCGATGATCTCGCCGCATCTCCGGAATCTGCGCCCGTTCCTGCGTCGTGGCGACTTTGTCGCTGGGTCACAGGGTCACGCGACGGTTGCCGCACTCGACGATCTGGTCGATGTGTCGGTGTGGAAAGTTGCCTATTCCGCCTTTTTCAACACGCAGCTCGACTGGGTGTTGCGTCGCGCGGGCATCGAGGTCGTGGCGATCTGCGGCATCGTCACCAACGGCGGCGTGGCCAGCACCGCGCGCGACGCGCATATGCGGGACTATCGCGTGCTCGTTTTAGGCGACGGTTGCGCGGCATCGACGCAGGCAGCGCACGATGCCGCGCTTGCCGATCTATGCACGGTCGGCGAGGTGACGACGTGCGAGGCGTTCCAGGGCAGCCTTGGCGCGTAA
- a CDS encoding branched-chain amino acid ABC transporter permease, which translates to MFDPVILLSALLNGLTTGAVYALIALGLTLIYGVLHIINFAHGAALMIALYAVFLLKEQLGIDPYMALPIVTLGMFAFGYLLQRFVINRASHGKDENILLVTLGLSIVLENLALVWFHSDTRNIETAYTLSTIEIGPAMIALPKVIAFFGALVVAAVLFLIIRRTDLGRAIRAVSREKHGAKLMGIDVDKVYALSFGIGMACVGAAACFLLPTYYVNPQVGSGFVLIAFTIVVLGGMGSFAGALVGGLLIGVVESLGGLWFGDSLGQMGIFAIFIVVLLVRPQGLFGARA; encoded by the coding sequence ATGTTCGATCCAGTCATCCTCTTGTCGGCGCTGCTGAACGGACTGACGACGGGTGCGGTGTACGCGCTCATCGCGCTTGGCCTCACGTTGATTTACGGCGTGCTGCACATCATCAACTTCGCGCATGGCGCGGCGTTGATGATCGCACTGTATGCGGTCTTCCTGCTGAAGGAGCAACTGGGCATCGATCCATACATGGCCTTGCCCATCGTGACGCTCGGGATGTTCGCGTTTGGCTACCTGCTGCAGCGTTTCGTGATCAACCGCGCGAGCCACGGCAAGGACGAGAACATTCTGCTGGTGACGCTCGGCCTGTCCATCGTGCTCGAGAACCTCGCACTCGTGTGGTTCCATTCCGATACGCGCAACATCGAGACGGCCTATACGCTATCGACGATCGAAATCGGCCCGGCCATGATCGCGTTACCCAAGGTCATCGCTTTTTTCGGTGCGCTGGTCGTCGCGGCGGTTTTGTTCCTGATCATCCGCCGGACCGATCTGGGTCGCGCCATACGCGCCGTTTCGCGTGAGAAGCACGGCGCGAAGCTGATGGGCATCGATGTGGACAAGGTCTATGCGCTGTCCTTCGGTATCGGCATGGCATGTGTCGGCGCGGCGGCCTGCTTTCTGTTGCCGACGTATTACGTCAATCCTCAGGTCGGAAGCGGCTTTGTGCTGATCGCGTTCACGATCGTCGTGCTGGGCGGCATGGGCAGCTTTGCGGGCGCATTGGTCGGTGGCCTGCTCATCGGCGTGGTCGAATCGCTAGGGGGATTGTGGTTCGGCGATTCGCTCGGCCAGATGGGCATCTTCGCGATCTTCATCGTTGTGCTGCTTGTCCGCCCCCAAGGGCTTTTCGGCGCGAGGGCCTGA
- a CDS encoding 3-isopropylmalate dehydratase — MTASRTAPAESGRTSGLHRVWRVGADINTDSLAPGAYMKFGIDEIARHCLQNERPDFAAGVQPGDVLVAGPNFGIGSSREQAAAALVRLGVRAVIAPAFNGLYFRNAFNVGLLLLTCADAETIGEGERIAIDAHGGGIRLADGRELPCDPVPAFLLEMVDAGGLLNLLKQRYPTPNGVTSC, encoded by the coding sequence ATGACGGCAAGCCGCACGGCGCCCGCCGAATCCGGGCGGACTTCCGGTTTGCATCGCGTATGGCGGGTCGGCGCGGATATCAATACCGATTCGCTCGCACCCGGCGCGTATATGAAGTTCGGCATCGACGAAATCGCGCGCCATTGCTTGCAGAACGAGCGCCCCGATTTCGCCGCAGGCGTCCAGCCGGGCGACGTGCTCGTGGCGGGACCGAACTTCGGCATCGGCTCATCGCGCGAACAGGCGGCCGCGGCGCTGGTACGCCTGGGCGTGCGGGCAGTGATCGCACCCGCATTCAATGGCCTGTACTTTCGCAACGCGTTCAACGTCGGCCTGTTGCTGTTGACGTGCGCCGACGCCGAAACGATCGGAGAGGGCGAGCGCATTGCGATCGACGCGCACGGCGGCGGCATCCGGCTGGCCGACGGGCGCGAATTGCCGTGCGATCCCGTCCCTGCATTTCTGCTCGAGATGGTCGACGCAGGCGGTTTGCTCAACCTGCTCAAGCAGCGTTACCCCACACCCAACGGAGTCACCTCATGCTAG
- a CDS encoding 3-isopropylmalate dehydratase large subunit gives MAAAQTLAQKLIAAACGRSEVEVGEIVTCNVDLAMFHDSSGPRRLQPMLEQLGASLWDKSKVVLVIDHYVPEADDESRRIVRIARQWASAQQLPNVYDSVGICHVVVPEHGHLRPGMFCVGGDSHSPTGGAFGTYMFGIGSTEMLGVAVSGQIWVKVPETLQMHWRHRLSHGVTAKDMMLHMIGRFGMNGGRYQAVEFCGEAIRALSMQERMTLSNMSAELGSQVGLIAPDATTVDYLRAAGVQDEIDIARWQSDPQARVEVQDFDAAQLAPQVAAPHSPANTRDVGAFGDVAVQVAYIGACTGAKLEDLRAAADILRGRRVADGVQLVVAPASIRDQSQAASEGVMDVLKGAGAQVLATTCGACAGYGGSIPEGSTVVSSTARNFKGRMGAETAQVYLGSPYTVAASALRGRITDPREVLA, from the coding sequence ATGGCAGCAGCACAAACCCTTGCGCAAAAACTGATTGCGGCCGCCTGCGGGCGGTCCGAAGTCGAGGTCGGGGAAATCGTCACGTGCAACGTCGATCTTGCGATGTTCCATGACTCGAGCGGTCCGCGCCGCTTGCAGCCGATGCTCGAACAGCTCGGCGCATCGTTGTGGGACAAGTCGAAGGTCGTGCTCGTGATCGACCACTATGTACCGGAGGCCGACGACGAATCGCGTCGGATCGTGCGCATTGCGCGTCAATGGGCAAGCGCACAGCAGTTGCCGAACGTCTACGACAGTGTCGGCATCTGTCATGTGGTGGTGCCGGAACACGGGCACCTGCGACCGGGCATGTTCTGCGTGGGCGGCGACTCGCATTCGCCGACAGGCGGCGCGTTCGGCACATACATGTTCGGTATCGGCAGCACGGAGATGCTTGGCGTCGCGGTATCCGGGCAGATCTGGGTCAAGGTGCCGGAGACCTTGCAGATGCACTGGCGTCATCGGCTTTCGCATGGTGTGACCGCGAAAGACATGATGCTGCATATGATCGGCCGCTTCGGCATGAACGGTGGCCGCTATCAGGCCGTCGAATTCTGCGGTGAAGCTATTCGCGCGCTGTCGATGCAGGAGCGCATGACACTGTCGAACATGAGCGCCGAGCTGGGGTCGCAGGTCGGCCTGATCGCGCCGGACGCAACTACCGTCGACTATCTTCGCGCTGCGGGCGTGCAGGATGAAATCGATATCGCTCGCTGGCAGAGCGATCCGCAAGCCCGCGTCGAGGTGCAAGACTTCGACGCCGCGCAACTCGCGCCGCAAGTGGCCGCGCCGCACAGTCCGGCGAATACGCGCGATGTCGGTGCGTTCGGCGATGTCGCCGTGCAGGTTGCCTATATCGGCGCGTGCACGGGCGCGAAACTCGAAGATTTACGTGCGGCGGCCGACATCTTGCGCGGCCGCCGGGTGGCCGACGGCGTGCAACTGGTCGTGGCACCCGCCAGTATCCGCGACCAGTCGCAAGCGGCAAGCGAAGGCGTGATGGATGTGCTAAAAGGCGCTGGCGCGCAAGTGCTCGCTACGACATGCGGCGCGTGTGCCGGGTACGGCGGCTCGATTCCCGAAGGCAGCACGGTCGTGTCGAGCACCGCGCGCAACTTCAAAGGCCGGATGGGCGCTGAGACCGCGCAGGTGTATCTGGGCTCGCCCTATACGGTCGCGGCGTCTGCGTTGCGTGGACGCATTACCGATCCTCGCGAGGTGCTGGCATGA
- a CDS encoding hydantoinase B/oxoprolinase family protein, translating to MLDPVTLAVLKGRLEQIADEMDATLYRSAFNPIIAEAHDACHGIYDAVSGATLVQGKSGLPVFVGAMAFAVKAAIRVASERGGMIDGDVWLFNDPYEGGTHANDFKLVRPVFRDGKLFCFLASAAHWHDVGGAVPGNYNPAATECWQEAVQIPPVRIVRRGELDADVLAILKANTRLPDSLWGDLNGQLAALELGARRLNDLLGDYGDTVVLESLALLRERAVKLMRSHVAALPDGDYRFEDMLDNDGVRDEPLKIALCMRVAGDTLTLDFTGTSPACAGPVNISRATAIAACYVALKHLFPDVPANAGVLDAVSFVLPDGLVISADRPRPVSGYTETILRMIDVIFCAMAQAAPELAMAQAYGTINALSIAGHRSAGARKGQRWVMFSFFGGGHGGHSQGDGLSHGNAPISTATIPPLEILEAAYPVRFTQWALRPDSGGDGTFRGGLGAIYEIELLEDEAEAFIFGERGRSAPQGIAGGAASVRNVFRYQQDGEWRTPPMASKMLGIRLKRGERVRLETPGGGGYGAPSERSDAAREHDRAMGYVTVGLKEQEA from the coding sequence ATGCTAGACCCGGTCACGCTGGCCGTCCTCAAGGGCCGGCTGGAACAGATCGCCGATGAAATGGACGCGACCCTGTACCGCAGCGCTTTCAATCCGATCATCGCGGAAGCACACGACGCCTGCCACGGCATCTACGACGCCGTTTCGGGCGCGACCCTGGTGCAAGGCAAGTCGGGCCTGCCGGTGTTCGTCGGCGCGATGGCGTTCGCGGTGAAGGCGGCCATCCGCGTGGCAAGCGAGCGCGGCGGCATGATCGACGGCGATGTGTGGCTCTTCAACGATCCATACGAAGGCGGCACGCACGCGAACGACTTCAAGCTGGTGCGTCCCGTGTTTCGCGACGGCAAGCTATTCTGCTTCCTTGCGTCGGCGGCCCACTGGCACGACGTCGGCGGAGCGGTGCCCGGCAATTACAACCCGGCCGCCACCGAGTGCTGGCAGGAAGCCGTGCAGATTCCGCCCGTGCGGATCGTGCGGCGCGGCGAACTCGATGCCGACGTGCTCGCCATTCTCAAGGCGAACACGCGCTTGCCCGACAGCCTGTGGGGCGATCTGAACGGCCAGCTTGCCGCGCTCGAACTCGGCGCGCGTCGCCTGAACGATCTGCTCGGCGACTACGGCGACACCGTCGTGCTCGAATCGCTTGCGCTGTTGCGCGAACGGGCGGTCAAGCTGATGCGCTCGCACGTGGCGGCGCTGCCCGACGGCGACTACAGGTTCGAAGACATGCTGGACAACGACGGCGTGCGCGACGAACCGCTGAAGATCGCCTTATGCATGCGCGTTGCGGGCGACACGCTGACACTCGATTTCACCGGCACGTCGCCCGCTTGCGCCGGCCCTGTGAACATCTCGCGCGCCACGGCGATCGCCGCCTGCTATGTCGCGCTCAAGCACCTGTTCCCGGATGTGCCCGCGAATGCGGGCGTGCTCGACGCCGTGTCGTTCGTATTGCCGGATGGGCTCGTGATCTCCGCCGACCGGCCCCGTCCCGTCAGCGGCTATACGGAAACGATCCTGCGCATGATCGACGTGATTTTTTGTGCGATGGCCCAGGCCGCGCCGGAACTCGCGATGGCGCAGGCTTACGGCACGATCAACGCGCTGTCGATAGCCGGTCATCGCAGCGCGGGCGCGCGCAAAGGTCAGCGCTGGGTGATGTTCAGCTTTTTCGGCGGCGGTCACGGCGGACATTCGCAAGGCGACGGCCTGAGCCACGGCAATGCGCCCATTTCGACTGCGACGATCCCGCCGCTGGAAATTCTCGAAGCCGCCTATCCGGTGCGCTTCACGCAATGGGCGTTACGTCCCGATTCGGGCGGCGACGGCACGTTTCGCGGCGGGCTGGGCGCGATCTATGAAATCGAATTGCTCGAAGACGAAGCGGAAGCGTTCATTTTCGGCGAGCGCGGACGCTCTGCGCCGCAAGGCATCGCGGGCGGCGCAGCGTCCGTGCGCAACGTGTTCCGCTATCAGCAGGATGGCGAATGGCGCACGCCGCCGATGGCGTCGAAGATGCTCGGCATCCGCCTGAAGCGCGGTGAACGAGTGCGGCTGGAAACGCCCGGCGGGGGTGGCTATGGCGCGCCGTCGGAACGATCGGATGCGGCGCGCGAGCACGACCGCGCAATGGGTTATGTCACGGTGGGTCTGAAGGAGCAAGAAGCATGA
- a CDS encoding branched-chain amino acid ABC transporter permease — MRDVRSILIFGVLLAAAASVLQSGVLLTFLMMSLYAVLLSQSWNILGGYGGQLSFGHALFFGVGAYTQAIAQLSWGWNPWLALPVAIAFGAVAGLVVGALAFRGGLKGSYFALVTLAFAEVARILAVSVSFTGGGVGLMVPLHASAANLQFGSRRGYVYVLLSFVMAALLVTAWLRHSRFGAYLQAVRDNESAARAIGVDPVRVKLGAIALSASFMAAAGACYVQMFQYIDAGIAFGPAISIEALVGVIVGGVGTLWGPVLGAALLYILGESTRNLFGELPGISMVIYGVVLVVIVMFLPRGLTGAGMSVRRMMGRPANPDRATERKEEARV, encoded by the coding sequence ATGCGCGACGTTCGCTCCATCCTGATCTTCGGTGTTCTGCTGGCCGCGGCCGCCAGCGTGTTGCAATCTGGCGTGCTGCTCACGTTTCTGATGATGTCGCTCTACGCGGTGTTGTTATCGCAGTCATGGAACATTCTCGGCGGCTATGGCGGGCAATTGTCGTTTGGACATGCCTTGTTCTTCGGCGTCGGCGCATACACGCAGGCCATTGCGCAATTGAGCTGGGGCTGGAATCCGTGGCTCGCGTTGCCCGTCGCAATCGCATTCGGCGCGGTTGCCGGACTGGTGGTAGGGGCGCTGGCGTTTCGCGGCGGATTGAAGGGTTCGTACTTTGCGCTAGTGACGCTGGCTTTCGCCGAAGTGGCGCGCATCCTCGCGGTGTCGGTGTCGTTCACGGGCGGCGGTGTCGGCTTGATGGTACCGCTGCACGCAAGCGCGGCGAACCTGCAGTTCGGGTCCAGGCGCGGCTACGTGTATGTGCTGCTGTCATTCGTGATGGCTGCGCTGCTGGTCACCGCATGGTTGCGTCATTCGCGTTTCGGCGCGTACCTGCAGGCGGTGCGCGATAACGAAAGCGCTGCGCGGGCGATCGGTGTCGATCCCGTGCGCGTGAAGCTGGGCGCGATCGCGTTGTCGGCTTCGTTTATGGCGGCGGCGGGCGCGTGCTATGTGCAGATGTTCCAGTACATCGATGCCGGTATCGCGTTCGGCCCTGCGATATCGATCGAAGCGCTGGTGGGCGTGATAGTCGGCGGCGTCGGCACGTTGTGGGGTCCCGTACTGGGCGCGGCGCTCCTTTATATCCTCGGTGAATCGACCCGCAACCTGTTCGGCGAATTGCCGGGTATCAGCATGGTGATCTATGGCGTGGTGCTGGTCGTGATCGTCATGTTTCTGCCGCGCGGCCTGACGGGTGCGGGCATGTCGGTGCGTCGCATGATGGGGCGGCCGGCAAACCCGGATCGCGCCACCGAGCGCAAGGAGGAAGCCCGTGTCTGA
- a CDS encoding ABC transporter ATP-binding protein encodes MSALLEVSGLRTGYARTEVLRGVDMRVDEGEIVVLLGSNGVGKTTLNNTVCGINPVWEGGVRFDGHDLTGRHYRAVVEAGLIQVPEGRRIFPNLSVRENLELGAFTRGKPNRSRNLARMLEIFPRLGERIDQPAGTMSGGEQQMLAIARGLMAEPRLLILDEPSLGLSPLMVEEMFALIARLQSEGLAILLVEQNVGQSLETGQRGYVLENGLVRYSGTCADLMASDELRRAYLGM; translated from the coding sequence GTGAGTGCATTGCTCGAAGTGAGCGGGCTTCGCACAGGCTATGCACGCACCGAAGTGCTGCGCGGCGTGGATATGCGTGTCGACGAAGGCGAGATTGTCGTGCTGCTCGGCAGTAACGGCGTCGGCAAAACCACGCTGAACAACACCGTGTGCGGCATCAACCCCGTGTGGGAGGGTGGCGTGCGGTTCGACGGTCACGACCTGACAGGGCGGCACTACCGCGCGGTCGTCGAAGCCGGCCTGATCCAGGTGCCGGAAGGCCGGCGAATTTTCCCGAACCTGAGTGTGCGCGAAAACCTCGAACTAGGCGCATTTACGCGCGGCAAGCCGAATCGGAGCCGCAATCTCGCGCGGATGCTGGAGATCTTCCCGCGTCTTGGGGAACGGATCGATCAGCCGGCGGGCACGATGTCGGGCGGCGAGCAGCAGATGCTCGCGATCGCCCGGGGTTTGATGGCCGAGCCGCGTTTGCTGATCCTCGACGAGCCGTCGCTGGGTCTGTCGCCGTTGATGGTCGAAGAAATGTTCGCGCTGATTGCACGGTTGCAGAGCGAGGGACTCGCAATTCTGCTGGTCGAACAGAACGTCGGCCAGTCGCTCGAAACCGGACAGCGTGGCTATGTGCTGGAAAACGGCCTGGTCCGGTACTCCGGCACGTGCGCGGATTTGATGGCCAGCGACGAATTGCGTCGCGCCTATTTGGGGATGTAG
- a CDS encoding ABC transporter ATP-binding protein: MSEALLQARGLSITFGGLKAVQDVSLDVMPNTLTALVGPNGAGKTTLFALLSGFLRPGAGRVQYRGRDITGMAPHRSARLGLTRTFQIVQPFGAQTVRENIAVGAHLHQPGRRAALAAAEEVAQRVNLHDQLDKPAADLTVGGRKRLELARALATKPQLLLLDEVLAGLNPSEIDEMIPVIRGLVDSGVTVLMIEHVMRAVMSLAEHVWVLAQGRLIAGGTPREVTSDPSVIEAYLGHGTAQRLAREGERR; encoded by the coding sequence GTGTCTGAAGCGCTTTTGCAGGCCCGTGGCCTGTCCATCACGTTCGGCGGCCTGAAGGCGGTGCAGGACGTCAGTCTCGATGTCATGCCCAACACGCTGACGGCACTCGTCGGTCCGAACGGCGCCGGCAAGACGACGCTGTTCGCTTTGCTGTCGGGGTTTCTCCGGCCCGGTGCCGGACGCGTCCAGTATCGGGGGCGCGACATTACGGGGATGGCGCCGCATCGGTCGGCAAGACTTGGCTTGACGCGGACGTTCCAGATCGTGCAGCCATTCGGCGCGCAGACCGTGCGCGAGAACATTGCGGTTGGCGCGCACCTGCATCAACCCGGACGGCGGGCCGCGCTGGCGGCTGCGGAAGAAGTCGCGCAACGGGTGAATCTGCATGACCAACTCGATAAACCAGCAGCCGATCTGACCGTGGGCGGCCGCAAGCGTCTCGAACTGGCGCGCGCGCTGGCGACGAAGCCTCAGTTGCTGTTGCTCGACGAAGTGCTCGCAGGACTGAATCCAAGCGAAATCGACGAGATGATTCCCGTCATTCGTGGCCTGGTCGACAGCGGCGTGACGGTATTGATGATCGAGCACGTGATGCGCGCAGTGATGAGCCTGGCCGAACACGTCTGGGTGCTGGCGCAAGGCCGGTTGATCGCGGGCGGTACGCCGCGTGAAGTGACATCGGACCCGTCCGTGATCGAAGCGTATCTCGGTCACGGCACGGCCCAACGGCTGGCGCGTGAAGGAGAACGTCGGTGA